The following coding sequences lie in one Bacillota bacterium genomic window:
- a CDS encoding transposase: MSKIISDSAYNEQVLNTQINLFFKRYISSSLLKRCGFYKTSGISCMLLLKTLFSLVFNHKNLWRTLQTDDSLPFAKNTVYRFLNQQTFHWEKFLLSVAAKMVAFFNTLTDDNRATALVIDDSLYSKNRSKKIELLSRVFDHTSHKFQKGYRMLTIGWTDKNQQRRSGAYLWKTLGYRSFLQNVQVISGT; encoded by the coding sequence ATGTCTAAGATTATATCAGATTCAGCTTACAATGAACAGGTTTTAAACACACAGATTAATCTTTTCTTCAAACGCTACATTAGTTCTAGTTTACTTAAAAGATGTGGTTTTTACAAAACCAGTGGCATTAGCTGCATGCTTTTACTCAAAACATTGTTTAGTCTGGTTTTTAACCATAAGAATTTGTGGCGAACACTGCAGACCGACGATTCATTACCTTTTGCCAAAAATACAGTCTATCGTTTTCTCAACCAACAGACATTCCACTGGGAGAAATTTCTATTATCTGTAGCAGCTAAAATGGTCGCGTTTTTCAACACGCTGACTGACGATAACCGCGCGACGGCACTGGTAATCGATGACTCGCTTTATAGCAAAAATCGTAGTAAAAAGATTGAACTACTTAGTCGTGTCTTTGATCATACAAGTCATAAATTTCAGAAAGGCTACAGAATGTTAACGATCGGCTGGACTGACAAAAATCAGCAGCGAAGAAGCGGTGCGTATTTATGGAAAACGTTGGGATATCGAAGTTTTCTTCAAAATGTGCAAGTCATATCTGGCACTTAG
- a CDS encoding YegS/Rv2252/BmrU family lipid kinase, giving the protein MIVSEGGCRLRRLHVVYNPKSQRGKFAGQMDKLIGTAQKHGFQVSFYRLGGVRRDAENMLAGLDDQSVVIAAGGDGTLQMVASAFVKHDLDLPIGLLPYGTSNDFGDFLGLDTDINNLFSHLESGMIQPIDLGFAGDSCFVNVFSAGQLTRTSHEVERRYKNQLGMLAYYLHGVGNLPRITPFRLRVRGQLNLELNCLLFLATNGGSAGGFRNLAPRARLDDGLLEIIIVRECSWAEMAGVFWGVLRGEHQNNPSVVYTQASSLEIIGPDDIATDVDGEWGPALPTTLRVLPARLRLIGPTTGQVNLD; this is encoded by the coding sequence ATAATTGTTAGCGAGGGAGGGTGCCGGTTGCGTAGATTGCATGTTGTCTACAATCCTAAATCCCAGCGGGGCAAGTTTGCCGGCCAGATGGACAAATTGATTGGCACTGCCCAAAAGCATGGTTTTCAGGTAAGTTTTTATAGATTGGGCGGGGTCCGCCGCGATGCGGAGAACATGCTTGCCGGTCTCGATGACCAATCAGTGGTTATTGCCGCCGGCGGTGACGGGACTTTGCAAATGGTGGCAAGCGCATTTGTCAAGCATGACCTTGATCTGCCCATTGGCTTGCTGCCCTATGGCACTTCCAATGATTTTGGCGATTTTCTGGGTCTTGATACGGATATAAACAACCTTTTCTCCCACCTGGAGTCCGGAATGATTCAGCCAATTGACCTTGGTTTTGCCGGCGACTCCTGCTTTGTCAATGTCTTTAGTGCCGGACAATTGACCCGCACTTCCCATGAGGTGGAAAGACGTTATAAAAATCAGTTAGGAATGCTCGCCTACTATTTGCACGGGGTGGGGAATCTGCCCCGGATTACACCGTTCAGGTTGCGTGTTCGTGGCCAATTAAATCTCGAGTTGAATTGCCTCTTATTCTTGGCCACCAATGGCGGCAGTGCCGGTGGCTTCCGCAATCTCGCCCCCCGGGCCCGCCTTGATGACGGTTTGCTGGAAATTATTATTGTTCGAGAGTGTTCCTGGGCGGAGATGGCCGGCGTCTTCTGGGGCGTGCTGCGGGGTGAACATCAAAATAACCCCAGCGTTGTCTATACTCAGGCCAGTAGTTTGGAGATAATTGGCCCCGATGATATAGCTACAGATGTTGATGGTGAATGGGGACCGGCTCTGCCGACAACGCTTAGGGTGCTCCCGGCGCGATTGCGTTTGATTGGACCAACCACCGGCCAAGTTA